In Paroedura picta isolate Pp20150507F chromosome 1, Ppicta_v3.0, whole genome shotgun sequence, the following are encoded in one genomic region:
- the GPHA2 gene encoding glycoprotein hormone alpha-2, with the protein MKAPRRRAENLEVMPSIYSAILYVLLAIGCWREEAAGLGCHLHSFNVTIKSDHRGSCQGTHVVQACVGYCESSAFPSKYSVLLASNFKHNITSVSQCCTITKMQKIKVRLHCGASRRESMELFTAKTCQCDVCRLSRY; encoded by the exons ATGAAAGCTCCCAGGAGAAGAGCCG aGAACCTTGAGGTGATGCCATCCATCTATTCTGCCATCCTGTATGTTCTGCTGGCCATAGGATGCTGGAGAGAGGAAGCTGCAGGACTGGGCTGTCACTTGCACT CTTTCAATGTGACCATTAAGAGTGACCAccgaggcagctgccagggcacCCACGTGGTCCAGGCCTGTGTGGGCTACTGCGAGTCAAGCGCCTTCCCCTCCAAATACTCCGTCCTCCTGGCCAGCAACTTCAAGCACAACATCACATCAGTATCCCAGTGCTGTACCATCACCAAGATGCAAAAG ATTAAGGTGCGACTGCATTGCGGAGCCAGCAGGCGTGAGTCTATGGAGCTCTTCACAGCGAAGACTTGTCAGTGTGACGTATGTCGCCTCTCCAGATACTAG